The Ricinus communis isolate WT05 ecotype wild-type chromosome 8, ASM1957865v1, whole genome shotgun sequence sequence GTTTTTTTGCTTGgttttactatttaaaatataaaatttgaaaccttaattattttgtttgtgAAGATACAAGATTTTGTCTTAATCTGTGCAGTTTTTGGTTGTTGAGTAATtgtagaaagaagaaaagatccTAGAGTTTGCAAGCCTTGCCTTTATAATTTCACTTGATTCCACTTGAGTCTGCagttatatttttctctttcctccTTGTTTAAATAGATGGTAGAGGAATTTCATATAATGGGATGATTATGTGAGTGAAatgttatttctttctttgataatTTGCAGGTTCTTTTTAACCTTTTACTGCTGAAATATGTCAgattaatacttttagtaaATTTCGTAACCTGTAAAGgacattttaatttcttatctttctcttttgaaCTGTGATTTGTTTAATGCTGCTTTCCTACCTGTCCAGGAATTACTATGGCTCCTGTGGTTACAGTAGTGCACCATCAAGATTTGAACAAGAGAATCCTCATAGCATTAATTATTGCTTCTTCTCTCCTCGGGGGAATCTTGTTGTTTCTGTCATGTTTTTGGATATACAGGATGAAAAGCTCAAAGAAATCTAGTaccaaaaacaaacaaaatttgggtattttcttttttctggaAATCAACTTTCACATTtgattatagtttttttttggAGGCTGTGTACTCACATGTATACTTATATATTCAagtttttcttattcattGTTTAAATTCAACTTGAAGATGCTGGAAATGGGCATACTCTGAGTCCTATTCTGGATAAATTTAATTCCTTGAGAATGGTTGGTAAGAAGGGTTCCATTGCTGTAATGGAATATCAGTTGTTAGAAGCTGCAACAAACAATTTCCGGGAAAATAATTTGTTGGGTGAAGGTGGTCACGGAAGCATTTATAAGGCTCGTTTCAGTGACAAACTCCTTGCAGCTGTAAAGAAATTGGAGGGTGGACAGGATGTTGAAAGAGAATTTCAGGTAATATGATgcataaattgattttagtacATTGTTGGTTATTGAGAATTCTCATTAGTTCCTGTCTTCCATATTCAATTGTAAATGCAGAATGAGTTGAAGTGGTTGACAAAAATTCAGCATCAGAACATAATTTCTCTTTTGGGTTACTGCAATCACGATAAAGCAAAGTTTCTTGTGTATGAAATGATGCAAAATGGGTCTTTGGATAGGCAATTGCACGGTATACTTCTttagaagatgagaaactaaGGAAGATGCAAATTTACAAATCCTTTTGCTGATTTTTACTTGTTATATTGTTATTGGTGGAAATTTTAGGACCAACACATGGCTCAAAATTAACTTGGCATCTGCGAATGAAAATTGCTGTTAATGTTGCAAGGCAAGTCCAATGCTCGAAGTTTTCTGTTTATGCTTTATTCTCTTgctttcactttttcttttccaaagaACGTTCCTTTTTTCTCTGCTAACAGTTGACATCACTGTACATTGACAGAGGACTAGAATATCTTCACGAGCATTGCAATCCTCCTCTTGTGCACAGAGATCTAAAGTCATCTAACATACTTCTGGATTCCAACTTCAATGCCAAGGTAAAATCTATATAGCATCAGAAGCACTTCAATCATCATGCACATTTCTGTTAATTTTATGATGCAAAGTTGAATGTTTCCTTGAAcgattcttttctttttcagctTTCAGACTTTGGCCTTGCTGTAACTTCTGGGGttgaaaacaaaaacataaaGCTCTCAGGAACTCTAGGTTATGTTGCCCCAGAGTACCTTCTGGAAGGTGCGCAAAAATTCTGTGTTACTCTTTCGAGGATAGAGGTTATATTTTGCATATAATTGTTGCTTGATTTGTCCTATGCTTGATTTTGCATATAAGACGTTTCCACAGAGAGGCTGTATGTATTTATGAAATAATGCATTATGTGGAATTCAGCGGTTCACAACTTTACATGACATAGGAAATGTTTAGAAAGGTTATGAGGCATGATTCTTTATTTCGGCAGCTTTATTTGAGCTTTGTGGCATTCGGATATTGTTGATAATAACTgatgcattttatttttttcatgaCATTCCTAACCTCATGGGTTAAA is a genomic window containing:
- the LOC8280308 gene encoding probable receptor-like protein kinase At1g80640, giving the protein MNLVLGFLLPMWIWPSLLLFTTSLFSLLDARPEPTLLAKKELPFSHFSSKMEAQSPGITMAPVVTVVHHQDLNKRILIALIIASSLLGGILLFLSCFWIYRMKSSKKSSTKNKQNLDAGNGHTLSPILDKFNSLRMVGKKGSIAVMEYQLLEAATNNFRENNLLGEGGHGSIYKARFSDKLLAAVKKLEGGQDVEREFQNELKWLTKIQHQNIISLLGYCNHDKAKFLVYEMMQNGSLDRQLHGPTHGSKLTWHLRMKIAVNVARGLEYLHEHCNPPLVHRDLKSSNILLDSNFNAKLSDFGLAVTSGVENKNIKLSGTLGYVAPEYLLEGKLTDKSDVYAFGVVLLELLMGRKPVEKMSQDQCQSIVTWAMPQLTDRSKLPNIVDPVVKDTMDLKHLYQVAAVAVLCVQQEPSYRPLITDVLHSLIPLLPLELGGSLRITEPVPSH